The sequence ATTTTGATTTATCCATTTATCGCACCGCCAGACTCAACCCATGCGTCCACCTGATCTTTTTTGAACTTCCACAGGCGTCCCATGCGATGAGCAGGCATACCCTGCTTGTCAATCCATTTGTAAACGGTATCTTTACTGACTCCGAGGTACTTGCATATTTCATCCACGGATAACCAGCGGTCATTTATTTCTGCCATGTATTTAACTCCTTCCGGCAATGTTGTTGAAATAACAAAATCGTAGGTCGGATTAGGGATAAATGCTTTATCTATAAATCCCATAATCCGACAACAGGCTTGGTTTTATGTCGGATTACGGACAAAGGGCGTCCTAATCCGACCTACGCAAAAGCCTTAATTCAACAATATTGACTCCTTCCGGGGACTGTTTCATTTTGCCATGACCTCAACAAAGGCGATTATGGGGAGCCGTAAAACATCAATTGCACTATAATTAATCACGCAAATATGTTGAAAAGAAATACAGAAGTCAAATGATCTTTGCTGATTTAAGCCGATTAAGTTGTGCTTTGCCTGCTTTTAGCAGCCAGAGTCAATTCGTACGGAATTTTGGCCGATATTAATTTTTAGAGCCAAATCAATAATCTGGCACTCCTTATTTATCTTTTGTTAATTGTTTAAACTGATCCTTTTTGGACTAATCTTGTAATTTCTCTTTGGCAAGGTTATAGATACTTGAATATGTTCTCAATACCTGAATCACCAAAAAAACCAGAAAAATACAGCCTTGCCCCTGGGGGCACTATTATTAAAACCAATCTTGATGGTATATTGAATGGACATATTTTTTGTTACCATAACTTGGTTAGGCTCACTGTATATTCTTTTGCCGCTATCCGCCCTGCTCTGTATCCTGCTGATCTGGGCCGGTAAATATGGGCAAGTAGTTTTGATAAGTTGCAGTTTGTTGATCACCATTATTTCAGTCCATGCGGTAAAATTGATATTTCGCAGGCCGCGACCGTCCACAGTCGAACTCTTAGTGGCGATGCCATCTGACTGGTCGTTTCCGAGCGCTCATACAGCCCAAGCAACCGCCTTTTTCCTGTCGGTCGCGCTGATCGCGTTTCAGGCTCTGCCGCCGGTCTGGGCAACTCTTTTTGCTATCTTTAGCCTGCTGATCATTGGCTTTGTTGGATATTCACGTATTTACCTTCAGGTTCACTACCTCTCCGATGTATTGGCAGGGATGTTTTTGGCGACTCTCATTGTATCAGCGGTGAGAGAGTCATAATCCCCCTCATGTCATGGCTTCGGGGATAAACATAATATTAATGATAACACTTACAAAGTCTCAAAAAATCCGATTTCCGTCAGGCCGGAATTTAGAAGTATCTTAAATAACTGGATGCCGGACCAAGTCCGGCATGACGCCTAA is a genomic window of Desulforegula conservatrix Mb1Pa containing:
- the mads1 gene encoding methylation-associated defense system helix-turn-helix domain-containing protein MAD1 produces the protein MAEINDRWLSVDEICKYLGVSKDTVYKWIDKQGMPAHRMGRLWKFKKDQVDAWVESGGAING
- a CDS encoding phosphatase PAP2 family protein — its product is MDIFFVTITWLGSLYILLPLSALLCILLIWAGKYGQVVLISCSLLITIISVHAVKLIFRRPRPSTVELLVAMPSDWSFPSAHTAQATAFFLSVALIAFQALPPVWATLFAIFSLLIIGFVGYSRIYLQVHYLSDVLAGMFLATLIVSAVRES